Sequence from the Mycobacterium florentinum genome:
AGTCATTGCCGAGGCGTTCGAGAACCTGACCAACGGGCCGACCTGGATGGCCGGCGACATGATGCGCGCCGGCGCACAAATGATCGCGTCCCTCACCCGGAATCAGGCGGTCGAACTGTTCACCCAGGCCGCGGCCGCGGCGATGGGGCCGGATCACTAACCGCCCGGCCGACGTCGGGGATCCGCCGGGCATCGGTCGGAGCCCCGGACTCCAGCTATGCGCCGCCGTGCATGTTGACGTGCCGCGGTTGCCTTGCCGACCCACCGGACGGGTGCCCGAACCGCTCCCCAGGCCGGCAGAGTCCCCGCAAGACCCCTAGATCGGTTTGCCACAATCTGAAGTTAGTTGAGCCTAAATTTCGAGATTGAGTGCTCTGGCCAGCAAATATAGGAGCCTAAACGGCTTCGCTTGGCATAGTCATAACGTTGCTGGACATGGCTGAAGCGGGTAGCTTTGGCGAGCAGGTCAAGCCACGGCCGCGAGCCAAGTAGCCATTCATGATCGGCACCCAGAGTGAAGGATGACGATGCTCGCCACTGACAGGGCCATCGCCTGGACTCCGACGGCGGCGTCACGCTGGCCGCGGCGCACCCTCTTGCGTTCGGCACTGATCACCGCGACGTTCATCGCGCCCGCGGTGATGGTCCGAGTCATGGGCCTGCATCCGGACCCGGTTGCCGCCCTGCTGATCTTCGGCGCCGCGGTCGTGTCGGCCAGCTTCCTGCTGGCGTGGGCCGCCGAGGCGGCGCAGATCGACGTTTCCGGCGGGCTCGCGATCGCGGTGCTCGCCCTGGTCGCGGTGCTGCCCGAATACGCGGTGGACCTCTACTACGCGTTCGTATCGGGCCATAACGCCGAGTACACGCAGTACGCGGCGGCCAACATGACCGGATCCAATCGACTGTTGATGGGCCTGGGATGGCCGGTCGTGGTGCTGGTCAGCGTCGTGGCCGCGCGGCGGGCCGGCGCCGGCAAGATCACCGGCTTGACGCTGGAGCCCGCCAATCGCGTCGAACTCGGGTTCCTGCTGATCGCCGGAGTGGTGGCGTTCGCGATACCGGGCGGCGGCGAAATCCACCTCGGACTGGGGTTGGCCCTGCTGGCCTGGTTCGGTTTCTACCTGTACAAGGTCAGCCACGGCGACGTCGAGGAGCCCGACCTGGTCGGTACCGCCGCCGCTCTGGGTGAACTATCGGACCGGACCCGCCGCATCGTCGTGGTCAGCCTGTTCACGGTGTCCGGAGCGGTAATCCTGCTGTGCGCCAAGCCATTTGCGGACAATCTGGTCGCGGCCGGTACCGAGCTGGGCATCGACCGGTTCCTGCTGGTGCAGTGGCTGGCGCCGTTGGCCTCGGAGGCGCCCGAGTTCATCATCGCGACCATCTTCGCCACCCGCGGCAAGGGCACCGCGGCCATCGCCACGCTGATCTCGTCCAAGGTCAACCAGTGGACGCTGCTGATCGGGTCGCTGCCGGTCGCCCACATGCTCGGTGGCGGCGGCTTATCCCTGGAGCTCGACTCCCGCCAGATCGAAGAAGTCCTGCTCACGGCCTGCCAAACCCTGATGGGTGTCGCGATGATCCTGGCGCTGCGCTTCCGCCGGGCGGCCGCCTGGACGCTGCTGGGATTGTTCGTCGTTCAGTTCCCGCTGACCTCGACCCCGGAGCGACTCATCCTGTGCGGCATCTACGCCGTGATCGCGATCGTCGCCCTAGTCGTCAACCGCCGCCACCTCGCGGCCACCCTGCAGGCACCGTTCGTCGGGACCGCGGTCCGGCACGCCGGCCATCCGCACCACCCGGTAGAGGAGTCGGCGCTCCCGAGGTAGCGGGGTTTAGCAACGCGTCAATACCGCGCCTACGTCCGGCAAGCCGCCTATTCTTAACGACTGGGGTGGTACGGCCTGGATGGGTGGTGCTCACGTGACGACGTCGACAGTGGCGTGCCCGTCATGCGGCGCGGAATTACGTGCCACCGCCAAGTTCTGCGACGAGTGCGGTTCGCCAACCAAGACTCCGTACACGGCAGCGGAGTACAAGCAGGTGACTGTGCTGTTCGCCGATGTCGTGCATTCAATGGACCTCGCTGCAGCGGTGGGTGCCGAACGACTGCGCGAGATCATGGGTGCGCTGGCGCCGAGCACTTCAAAGCCGCGGACGAGCTACACGCGGCCTTCGACTGGCACATGCGCGCGGGGACGTGGTTGACCCATCGCAATATCACTGCCGCACGGGCGAGTTGGCGGCATGCACGCGATGTCGCGGACCGACTACCCGACGGCGACAGTGACCGCACCGCCATGCGGATCGCGCCGCGAACACTGCTGTGCGCCAGCGCTTGGCTCGCCGGTGGCAGTGTGGCCGACATCGGGTTCGACGAATTACGTGATCTAGCGAGCGACGCCGGTGACAAGGTCTCACTCACCATGGGTATGGCGGGTTGGGTGTCGGCACTGGTAACCCACGCCCAGGTCGACGAAGCATCGCGGTTGGCGACCGAGCTCACCGGGCTGCTCGAGTCCATCGGAGACCCGACGCTTGTTCTCGGGTTGCTTTACAGCCCCGTCGCAGCCAAATACATGCACGCCGAGATGACCGAAACCGAACGCCTTGCCCAACTGATGATCGACCTTGCCGATGGCGATGCCACCAAGGGCAATCTGATCATCGGCTCTCCACTGACGGGGGCGATTTTGCTGCGCGGCTGTGCGCGGAGCCTGCTTGGGAAATCCGGCTGGAGGGCCGACGTCGATCAGGCCGTGACGATGGTTCGTGCGTTCGACCCGACGTTGTTTGGAATGGCCCTGCTTTTCAAACACACCCTGATCACTGTCGGGGCATTGCTGCCGGACGTCTCGGCCGTTGACGAGACGTCCGAATTGATGGAAATTGCGGAGAGGTTCGGCGACAACCTCACGCTAGCCCGCGCCCAGTATGTGCGGGGCATTGCGCTGACCACCTTCTTCGGGCCCGGCCGCGACGACGCTTACGCGCTCCTCGTATCGGCTCGGGAAGCCGCCAGACAGGAGCGCTTCACGATGGTGGCAGGCGAATTGGTGAACCTCTATTTCGCCACGGAGTTGGCGCGTGCCGGCGATCTCGACGGCGCCATCGAAGGTTCGCGAACCGTCGTCGAGACCGAATACGACTGCGGCGACATGTTGTTGCGCGGCGTTTCCGTTTCGGTCCTCGTGGGTGGCCTATTAGGTAGGGGCCGTCCGGCGGACCTCGAAGAGGCGCAAGCTGCCATCGAACGATTAGCAGCTGTCCCGACCGAACCCGGATTCGTCGTAAACGAGCTGTGGCTGCTGCCGATGCGCGCCCGGGAGGCGCAAGCCCGCGGTGACGAATCGGCCTATCGCGACTATCGGGACCGCTATCGTGCGAGAGCGAATGCGCTTGGCTTCGAAGGACATATCGCCTGGGCGCAGGCAATGGAATAGCCCGGCGCTGCACACCATCGGCCGCCGTATACCGTCCAGGTATGAATCGAGTGTCGGTGATCACAGGCGGCGCCGGTGGCATGGGTCTGGCCACGGCCAAAATCGTCGGGCGCGACCACGCCCTAGTTCTCTGCGATGTCAGGCAGGAACGGCTGGACGACGCGGCCGCAACCCTGAAAGAGCTCGGGATGGATCCCACCGTCGTCAACTGCGATGTGACCGATCGGGACGCGGTCACGGAGTTGTTCGACAACGCGAGCAACCTCGGGACACTGACCTCGGTCATCCACACCGCGGGGGTGAGCCCGAGTATGGGTTCCGCCGACTATGTGATGCGGACCAATGCGGTCGGCACCGTCAACGTCAACGAGGTGTTCTACGCGACCGCCGGCGAAGGTTCCGTGATCGTCAACGTGGCATCGATGGCGGCCCACATGTTGCCCGCGGAAATGATTCCGACGGCACGATTCCCGCTGGCGCTCGAGGACAGCGGTGCCTTCGCGGACGCGATGGTGGCCGTGTGCGACATCGCCCCGGAGGAGGCCCGCTCGGGTCTCGCGTACGCGTTGAGCAAGAGCTTCGTGAAGTGGTACAGCCAGTCGCAGGCCGAGCGATTCAATGCGCGCGGATTGCGGATCGTCTCCGTTTCTCCGGGGTCCATCGACACCGAGATGGGCCGGCTCGAGGAGCAGGCCGGCGCCGGCGCGATGGTGGCCAACGCCGCGGTCCCGCGCTGGGGCAAGCCGGAGGAGATGGCCGAGCTGCTCGCCTTCTGTGCCAGTGACAAGGCGGGCTACCTCTCCGGCACCGACATCCTCAACGACGGCGGCGTGATCGCCTCGATGACCGAGCGGTCCAGGCTAGCCGAGGGCGGCTAGACCAGGTAGTAGAAGCTTGTGAGCTCGGGCGCGATCGGAGGCGGTTCCCTCAGGTTCAGGTCAGCCAGCTCGCTGTGGGCGTAGCGCACCGCCTTGAGCGTCGCCGAGAAATCCTCGTCCTCTTCGGGGAAGACATGCTCTGCGGCGAACCAACTTTGGAACCCGACATTGTTCAGCACCGCGAGGGTGTCGGGACGCACGCCGGCCAGTAGCACGGTGACGCCGCGTGCGGTCTCTTCCCGCAGGAAGTGCTCGATGCGCTCGATGCATACGACGTCGGGGTGGCGCACCCGTTTGAGCCGCAACACCACGAACTTGATGTCGTCATCCGCGATCCGCTTGCTGATCTCGGCCAGGTGGCGATCCAATTCCGGTGCGGCGCCGAAGAACAGCTCACCTTCCAAGTCATAGATGACGACCAACGGGTCGGCATTTTCGCCTGAAATGCGCTCGCGTACAACGCGTTCGGGCGTGACTATGAGTTCCCGGGCCTTCAGCTTGGCGGCCCGCGGCACGAACAACAGGATCGACAGCACCACACCGAGCAGGACCGATTTGTCGAGATCGACCGCCACACCGGTGAACGCGGTAACGATCACCAGGCCCGCGTCGTAGCGCGACGCCTTGACGGTGTAGATCAGGCGCTTGAAGTCGACCAGCCGCACCGCAGTGACCAACAGCAGGCCCGCGAGTGCCGGCTGCGGCACGTAGCGCAAGAGCGGAGCGAACAACAGCAGCGCGCCGGCAACCGTTGCGGCCGAGACGATCCCGGAGAATCGCGTTTTGGCCCCGGACTGAAAATTGATCGCCGACCGTGACAGCGAGCCCGAGCCAGGCAGGCTCTGGAAGAAGCCGCCGGCCAGGTTGGCGAGGCCTTCGGCCATGATCTGCCGGTTGTAGTCGATCTTCTGCTGGGTTTGGTACGCAATGGCTTTGGCGATCGACAACGCCTCGATGATGCCGACGAAGGCGATCGCCAGCGCGCCGGTGGAAAGGTGCGGCAGGAATTCGGTGTGGACTTCGGGGACATGCGCGCTGGGTAGGCTGCGCGGGATCTTGGCCGCCACGGACACCGCGGTATGGCCGCCGGCCCCCGGAATCGACCATCCCGCGAGGTAGGCGATCACCGAGGTGATGATCAGCACCGCAAGCATGTCGATCTGCGGCCAGCCGTACCGCCGCACCAGCTTGCGCAGGACAACCGCCAAAAGCACTGCCGCCGTGCTCAATACCACGGCGCGGTAGTTGACGTGATCGCCGTGCGACAGGGTCAGCCACACCCGGTGCAACACCTGCATGTGCCCGTTGCCCTTGTCGCGCACGCCCAGGGCATTGCCGAGCTGGCCGACGGCCAGCAGAAATGCGGCGGCCGCCATGAAACCGATGATGACCGACTCGGAAATGTAGCGGGTCAGGTTGCCCAGCTTGAACAAGCTGATCACGATCTGAAACACGCCGACCAGGACGGCCAGCAGGAACAGGCCTTCGAACAGTTGGGTGCTGTTCTCCGAATCGATGAAGGCGAGCGCGGTGAACACCAGCAGCGATATGGCGCTGGTCGGCCCGTTGATCAGATGCGAGGACGACCCGAAAATCGAGGCGACGATCGTGACGACGATCGCCGAGTACACCCCGAACCGGGGATCGACCCCGGCGATCAGCGCATAGGCCATCGCCTGCGGAAAGGAGATGGCGGCGACGGTCAGGCCGGCAACGACGTCATGCCGGCCTTTCACCGAGTCATAGTTCAGCGCGAAACCCACCTTGGCCACGTCTTTCCGCTAGGTTCCCGACGCCGCGGCGGGCGGCGCCGAGATCGTGTCGAGGATTCCGTTGTTGCCGAAGAACTGCTCGCGCGCATCGCTCCAGTCCTTGGCGATCTCAGCGATTCCGAACAGCGCGAGCGGAGGCAGCCGGTCCGCGTGTTTGGCGAGGATCCCCGGCTTGAACGGTCGATAGCCGAATTGCGCGGCCTGCTCCTGGCCGGCATCGGTGAACAGATACTCCAGATACGCCTTGGCGTAGGTCGCGGTGTTGGGCTCGGTGATGTTCGCGTCGACCCAGGCCACCGCCGGCTCGGCCAGGATGCTGACCGGCGGATAGACGAGCTCGAGATCGTCGGAATTCGCGGCGACCTCGCGCAGCGCTTCGTTCTCCCACGTCAACTGCACGTCACCGATCTTGGAAAGAGTGAAACTGTCGCCCGCGCTGCGCGCACCGGCGTCGGATACCGCGACGTGCTGCAGCAGCGACTTCACGTAAGTCTTCGCCTGGGCCGCGGTGCCGCCACGAGTGGTCACCGAACCCCATGCCGCCAGCACGCTCAACTGACCGTTGCCGGAGCTGCGCGGGTTCGGTGACACCACGGACACACCGGCATTGACCAAGTCGGGCCAATCACGAATGCCCTTGGGATTGCCCTTGCGGACGACGAAGACGACGGTCGATGTGTACGGCACCGAATTGTTCGGCAGGCGCTGCCGCCAGTCGGGCGCGATGAGTCCGTGCTTGCTCAACGTCTGGATGTCGCTGATCAACGCCAGCGACACCACGCTCGCCTTCTGGGTGCCGTCGAGGACACTCCTGACTTGGCGGCCCGAACCGCCGTGTGACTCCTTGATGTCCAGGGTGACACCGGTCTGCGTCCGATACTGCGGGATGAACGCCTTATCGATCGCCGCATACAGCTCGCGCGTGGGGTCATAGGAGACGTTCAGGATTTGGTTGGATCCCGCCTGCGGGACGTTCTTGACCACGAGGGCGGTCGCGGCGAACACGATTGCCAGCACGCCAATGACGTTGAGCCAGCTAATGTGCGGAAGGAAATGCTTCAGCGTCGGACGCGGTTTCAACATCCAGGCGTCCTCTCAAAACAATCTCCAGACGATGCGCCTGGCACCCAGCATTTTCGGCGATGTTAACCAAAAGGCCACGTCATGACAGCGTTGAGAATCAGTCTGACGCTAAATGCGCGCGCTACGTATGCTGAGCAGATGCCGCAGCGGGCGTTGCGTGACCGCCTGATCGATCTCGAAGTTCCGGCCGAGGATGCGGCCCGCGGCCGGGCGCTGCGTAAGACGGTTCCACGGCGTTCGCTCGCGCAGCTGACTCCCTCGGCGCGGTCCGCGACGGAGATTCTCGTCGCCCAAAATGCCGGGCGGATAAGCGAACTCGTCCCCCTGCGGTTCGCACGAATGCTCGCCGACCCGTTCGCCTTCTACCGAGGTTCGGCGGCGGTGATGGCCGCCGATCTCGCCGCGAGCCCGACCAGCGGGATCGAAATCATGTGCTGCGGCGACGCGCACGTCTCCAACTTCGGCTTGTACGCCGCCCCGCACCGCTCGATCGTCTTCGACCTGAACGACTTCGACGAGGCCGCGGTGGCTCCGGCCGAGTGGGACGCCAAGCGCTTGATCACCAGTGCGGTGATCGGGGGCCGTCACGCCGGCTACCCGGCCAAGGCGATTCGCCGCTGTGTCGAACAGGCGCTCGTGCGCTATCAGCGCAGCCTGGAGTCGATGCTCGAGGAGATGGACGTTCTGGAGCGGTACTACCTGCGGGTGGAACCCGAGCACTACACCGGGACGGTCTCCAAGGGTCTGCAGGCGGTGATCCAGAAGACGATCTCCCGGGCCCGTAGCCGGACATCGGCCCGAGTCTTCAAGCAGATCACCGAGATTGGGCCCGACGGTACTCCGCGCCTGCGGGAAGCACCCCCGGTCTTGCAGCACGTCGACGAGGACGTCGAAGCCTTCCTGGTGGCATCGATCCAGGAGTACCTGGCCGCGGTGCCGGCGGATATCGCGCTGCTGCTGTCGCACTTCCGGGTCACCGATGTCGCACTACGGGTGGTTGGGGTCGGCAGCGTCGGTACGCGTTGCTACCTGGTCATCCTGGTGGGCCCGAACGACACGCCATTGATCCTGCAGATCAAGGAGGCCACTCGGTCGGTGCTCGACGAATACGGCGGCTGGCGCCAGCCCGAGAGCCTGACCACGGCGATCGAGGCCAACGGCCAGGGGGTGCGCGTGACCGACGGCCAGCAGATCCTGCAGGCCATGTCGGATGTGTTCCTTGGATCGACTCGCAAGGACGGCCGCGACTACTACGTTCGTCAGTTCCACGACATGAAGGGCACCATCGAGACCGAAGGCATGTCGCCTGCCACCTTCTCCGACTACGTCAGCGCGTGCGCCGTGCTGCTGGCGCGGGCGCATTCCCAAAGCGCGAATGCCTCGATCCTGCGCGGGTATGTCGGCACCAGCGACGCGGTGCACGAAGCGGTCGCCGAATGGTCATACGCGTACGCGGACAAGTCCCTCGACGACTTCCATCAACTGCGCGCGGCGGCCGACGCCGGCGACATCGAGGTTGCCGAGGATCCCGCGCGCTAGCGCCTACTGCCGAAGGTCGATCACGAGTTGTAGGTCTTCGGCACAGATTTGGACGACACCGCTAAACGCCGAATCGGTCGCGGCAACGCATTCGCGGGCGGCGGCGACGCGGACACTCGCCGAATCCGGATCCGTCTCACCGAGGGTCAGTCCCGCCTCGAGCTCACCGATCGCGTCGTGCACCGGCGGGGGAATCGACCCGCTGACGGTGAAGGCCGTCGTCACGGCGCGCGCCAGGTACAGCAGCGAGCCGGCGAGCACGGCCACCTGCGCGGCTTGCCGCTCCGCACCTCGAACGGCGTCGCGCGCGGGCCAGCGCCGAGGCGCGATCCACGCGAGATGACGAGCGTGAGTGCGCGCCTTGGCGAGTACCTCCAGCCGCTCGTGCAGCCGATCGACGGCCGCGTACTGCCAGCCCGACGGGATCGCCGCAGCGCCGCCGATCCGGTCCTCGGTCTCGGCGAGCAGGTCGCTCAGGGCGGCGAAGACGCCGACCCGGGCGCCGCGCAGCGCGGCGCGCGGATTGGGCGGGAACAGCAGGATGCTCAACACGAGCGCCACACCGCCACCGATCAGCGCCTCCTGAAGGCGTTGAAAAACACTGTCGGTGCCGACCGACAACGCCATCACCAGGATCGCGGACCCAGCGGCCTGATTGGCGAAGGTCAAGTCCCGCGCCAGGATCCCCTGCCCGAGCAGCACCGCCACGCAGAACACGGCAAACACCGTGGCGGCCATGGCAATCCACTCGGTGCCGAACAGTTGCACCACCGTGGAGCCGAGGCAGATCCCCAGCGCCACACCGACAATGTTCTGGACCGCCCGTTGGGCTTGAAACACAGTGCTCGCCGACACGCACACCGCCGCGGCGATCGGTGCGAAGAAGGGGTCCGGGTGGCCCAGCACGTCATGGGCGATGTACCACGCCACCCCCGCGGCCACCGACGCCTCGGCGATCGCCCACAGCACATCGCGCAAACGTTGAACGGCCGCCACGCCGCTGTCTATGGTCCTGGTAAGCGAAGCAGTCCTCACGTTTGCCTACCCCAGCACAACCAGCGAGTTCACGGAAGGCCGAATGTCGATGCGAAGCCGCGCGGCGATCCTCTACGAGTACGGCCGTCCCTGGTCGGTGGAGGAGTTCGAGCTGGATCCGCCTCGGGCCGGTGAGGTTTTGGGGCGGCCGGCCGCCACCGGGCTCTGCCACTCCGATGAACACATCCGGCAGGGCAGGCTGGCCACGCTGTACGAGTCGGACACCTACTCCTCGACGAGATGATCACCAAGCGCTACGGGCTCGACGAGATCAACGACGCCTACGCCGATCTAGCCTCGGGTGAACTGATCCGCGGCGTGATCGATTTCGGTATCGGCTAGCCCACGTCCGCCGCCTGGAGCCGCCCCAGTGTGGTGCAGCCAGTCCCGGGTTCGCAGCCGCCAGGTCCGGCGCGCGTATTCCAGCGCGGTGTGCGGCCACTGGGTGACGATCCGGCCCGTCGGCGAGCGAAAGTAGCTGTCGCACTGGGTCCAGATGGTGTGCTCCAAGTCGGCGGAAAGCCGGTCGTTGTAGCGCTTTTCGGCCTCGGGGCGCACCTCGAGGTAGCCGCCGCGGCGCGCCAGCCGGGTGACCGCGCTGGTCACCAGGCGCGCACCGGCCTCCAGGATGTAGACGATCGAGTTGCCGCCCTGGTTGGTGTTGGGGCCGTACAGCATGAAGAAGTTCGGGAACCCCGCGACCGCGACACCCAGGTACGCGCTGGGATCCTCGCCCCACCGCTCGTGCAGGCGCTGCCCGCCGCTTCCGACCACCTCGATGCCCGACAGATAATGCGACGTCTCGAATCCGGTCGCCAGCACGATCGCGTCGACGTCGACCACCTCACCGGCGGTGGTGACGACCGACGTCTCGGTGATCCGGTCGATCGGGTCCGTGACGAGCGCGACATTGTCCTGCTGCAATGCCCGGTAGTAGTCGTCGCCGAGCAGCACCCGCTTACAGCGGAACGGATAGTCCGGCGTCAGGGCGCGGCGCAGCCCGGCGTCGGCCACGGTGCGCTCCAGAAAAGACGTGGCGATCCGGGTGCGGTCCGCGACCACCGGGTCGTCCGCGAAGGTTGCGGTGTTGTCGTGCAGCAGTTTCCAAATCTGCCAGCGAGCGCGACGTACCGCCAACGGGCTGCGCCGGAATTGCGCCAATTCGGTTGCGCTGTATGGCCGGTCGTCTTTGGGGACCATCCATGGCGGGGAACGCTGAAAAACCGTCACCCCTGCGGCGGCCTTGGCCAGTTCGGGGACAAGCTGAATCGCGCTGGCGCCGGTGCCGATCACCGCCACCTTCTTGTCCGCCGGCGCGAAGCCGTGATCCCACCCTGCGGTGTGCATGACGGAGCCACCGAAATCGGTCAAACCGGTGATATCGGGCAGCTTCAGCGAGCCGAACAGCCCAACGGCGCAGACCACCACGTCGGCGCTCAGCGTGCCGGTGCGGCCGTCGCGTTCCAGCAGACACTCCCAGCTCCAGGTGTCCGCATTCCATGCCGCCGAGCGCACCCTGGTGTTGAGCCGTAGGTGACGGCGCAGATCGAAGTCGTCGGCCACCGACTCCAGGTAGGCGAGAATCTCGGGCTGCCGAGCGTAGGTTCGGCTCCAGGATTTGTTGGGCGCGAACGAGAACGAGTACAGGTGGCTTTGGACATCGCATGCGGCGCCCGGATAGGTGTTGCGCCGCCAGGTGCCGCCGACGCCGTCGCCGGCCTCGATGATCACCAGGTCGTCGATGCCGGCCCGGCGCAGCGCGACCGCCGCGCCCAGCCCGCCGAATCCGGCGCCGATGATCGCGACCCTGGGTGAGCGTCGACGCCGAGTCGCCGCCCGGGCCCGGCCGAGTAGATACTTCACGGGCCGGCCCGGCGAATCTCGAGGCCGGCCATGTCGCCCTGGGCCCGCCAGGCCTCCAGGATGTCGGCGTATTCGGTGGGCGTGCCGAAGAAGAAACTGCCCTGTCGGGTCTTGGCGTCCGCCTTGCCCTCGCGGTTGTAGTAACCGGGCGTGCAGGTCTTGGCCCGCTCGGCGGTCGCGGTCGAGCGGGCCACCACCGTGTCGACCCACGCGGCTTCGGCGGCGATCGACGCCTCGACCTCGGTGGCGCCGTTCTCGAGGGCCCACGCGATGATCCAGGCGGCATGTGTGGCTTGGACGTCAAGCAGGTACGGGAAGTTGACCGTCAGTCCCGCCTGGGAGATGCTTTCGATGAAGCAATTCGGAAATCCGTTGGCGCACAAGCCTTGAAAGGTGCGCACCCCGTTGTTCCAGGATTCGGTCAGGCTCACGCCGTCGCGGCCGATCAGCTCGAAGCCGGTACGACGGCTGTAGTCGGTGCCCACCTCGAAACCCGTTGCGAAGATGAGGCAGTCGAGCTGGTAGGCCACCCCGTCGACGACCACGCCGGACTCGGTGATGCGCTCCACACCGCGACCTTGAGTGTCGACCAGCGTCACGTTGTCGCGGTTGAAGGTTTGCAGATAGTCGTCGTGAAAGCACGGTCGCTTGCAGAAGTAGCCGTACCAGGGTTTGAGCGCCTCGGCGGTGGCGCGGTCGACGACGATCTCGTCGACCCGCGCCCGGATCTCCTCCATCTTGGCGAAGTCCGCGAGCTCGATGTCGCGGCCGCGCTGCTCCGGATCCACCGACCCGTCGCCGTCGTGACGCATCACCGGGAGCTTGCGGGTGATGCTCGTCCAGGCATCGGCGACCAGATCCTCGGATGCCTGCCCGCCGGCGGTCAGGATCTGAAAGTTCTGGATGCGACGGCGTTGCCAGCCGGGCTGTAAGGTGTTGACCCACTGAGGATCCGTAGCCGCGTTGGCGCGCACATCGACCGACGACGGGGTGCGCTGGAAGACGTAGAGGTGCCGCGCGGCGGCGCCCAGATGCGGCACACATTGGACCGCCGTCGCGCCGGTGCCGATGATCCCGACGCGCAGACCGGCCAGGTTCTCCAGCTTCTCGCCGGTGTAGCGGTAATCCCAGCGGCTGGTGTGAAACGTGTGACCGCGAAACGACCCGAGCCCCGGGATGCCCGGCAGTTTGGGCTTGGCTTGATACCCGTTTGCCATCGAAACGAACTTGGCCCGCATCTCGTCGCCCCGGTTGGTGCGGATGATCCAGCGTGATTCCGTTGAATCCCAACGGATCTCCTGCACATCGGTGCGCAGACATGCGTCGCGGTACAGATCGTACCGATGGGCGATGCGCTGGCAGTGCGCGAAGATCTCCGCGCCCTTGGCGTATTTCTCCACCGGGATGTAGCCGAGTTCCTCCAGCAGCGGGATGTACACGTAGGACTCGACATCGCAGGCGATCCCCGGGTAGCGATTCCAGTACCAGGTGCCGCCCACGTCGGCCGCCCGGTCGATCAGCCGCATGCTTT
This genomic interval carries:
- a CDS encoding SDR family oxidoreductase yields the protein MNRVSVITGGAGGMGLATAKIVGRDHALVLCDVRQERLDDAAATLKELGMDPTVVNCDVTDRDAVTELFDNASNLGTLTSVIHTAGVSPSMGSADYVMRTNAVGTVNVNEVFYATAGEGSVIVNVASMAAHMLPAEMIPTARFPLALEDSGAFADAMVAVCDIAPEEARSGLAYALSKSFVKWYSQSQAERFNARGLRIVSVSPGSIDTEMGRLEEQAGAGAMVANAAVPRWGKPEEMAELLAFCASDKAGYLSGTDILNDGGVIASMTERSRLAEGG
- a CDS encoding FUSC family protein → MAAVQRLRDVLWAIAEASVAAGVAWYIAHDVLGHPDPFFAPIAAAVCVSASTVFQAQRAVQNIVGVALGICLGSTVVQLFGTEWIAMAATVFAVFCVAVLLGQGILARDLTFANQAAGSAILVMALSVGTDSVFQRLQEALIGGGVALVLSILLFPPNPRAALRGARVGVFAALSDLLAETEDRIGGAAAIPSGWQYAAVDRLHERLEVLAKARTHARHLAWIAPRRWPARDAVRGAERQAAQVAVLAGSLLYLARAVTTAFTVSGSIPPPVHDAIGELEAGLTLGETDPDSASVRVAAARECVAATDSAFSGVVQICAEDLQLVIDLRQ
- a CDS encoding sulfate ABC transporter substrate-binding protein, encoding MLKPRPTLKHFLPHISWLNVIGVLAIVFAATALVVKNVPQAGSNQILNVSYDPTRELYAAIDKAFIPQYRTQTGVTLDIKESHGGSGRQVRSVLDGTQKASVVSLALISDIQTLSKHGLIAPDWRQRLPNNSVPYTSTVVFVVRKGNPKGIRDWPDLVNAGVSVVSPNPRSSGNGQLSVLAAWGSVTTRGGTAAQAKTYVKSLLQHVAVSDAGARSAGDSFTLSKIGDVQLTWENEALREVAANSDDLELVYPPVSILAEPAVAWVDANITEPNTATYAKAYLEYLFTDAGQEQAAQFGYRPFKPGILAKHADRLPPLALFGIAEIAKDWSDAREQFFGNNGILDTISAPPAAASGT
- a CDS encoding sodium/calcium exchanger protein, which produces MLATDRAIAWTPTAASRWPRRTLLRSALITATFIAPAVMVRVMGLHPDPVAALLIFGAAVVSASFLLAWAAEAAQIDVSGGLAIAVLALVAVLPEYAVDLYYAFVSGHNAEYTQYAAANMTGSNRLLMGLGWPVVVLVSVVAARRAGAGKITGLTLEPANRVELGFLLIAGVVAFAIPGGGEIHLGLGLALLAWFGFYLYKVSHGDVEEPDLVGTAAALGELSDRTRRIVVVSLFTVSGAVILLCAKPFADNLVAAGTELGIDRFLLVQWLAPLASEAPEFIIATIFATRGKGTAAIATLISSKVNQWTLLIGSLPVAHMLGGGGLSLELDSRQIEEVLLTACQTLMGVAMILALRFRRAAAWTLLGLFVVQFPLTSTPERLILCGIYAVIAIVALVVNRRHLAATLQAPFVGTAVRHAGHPHHPVEESALPR
- a CDS encoding DUF2252 domain-containing protein, with protein sequence MPQRALRDRLIDLEVPAEDAARGRALRKTVPRRSLAQLTPSARSATEILVAQNAGRISELVPLRFARMLADPFAFYRGSAAVMAADLAASPTSGIEIMCCGDAHVSNFGLYAAPHRSIVFDLNDFDEAAVAPAEWDAKRLITSAVIGGRHAGYPAKAIRRCVEQALVRYQRSLESMLEEMDVLERYYLRVEPEHYTGTVSKGLQAVIQKTISRARSRTSARVFKQITEIGPDGTPRLREAPPVLQHVDEDVEAFLVASIQEYLAAVPADIALLLSHFRVTDVALRVVGVGSVGTRCYLVILVGPNDTPLILQIKEATRSVLDEYGGWRQPESLTTAIEANGQGVRVTDGQQILQAMSDVFLGSTRKDGRDYYVRQFHDMKGTIETEGMSPATFSDYVSACAVLLARAHSQSANASILRGYVGTSDAVHEAVAEWSYAYADKSLDDFHQLRAAADAGDIEVAEDPAR
- a CDS encoding zinc-ribbon domain-containing protein, yielding MGGAHVTTSTVACPSCGAELRATAKFCDECGSPTKTPYTAAEYKQVTVLFADVVHSMDLAAAVGAERLREIMGALAPSTSKPRTSYTRPSTGTCARGRG
- a CDS encoding SulP family inorganic anion transporter; amino-acid sequence: MGFALNYDSVKGRHDVVAGLTVAAISFPQAMAYALIAGVDPRFGVYSAIVVTIVASIFGSSSHLINGPTSAISLLVFTALAFIDSENSTQLFEGLFLLAVLVGVFQIVISLFKLGNLTRYISESVIIGFMAAAAFLLAVGQLGNALGVRDKGNGHMQVLHRVWLTLSHGDHVNYRAVVLSTAAVLLAVVLRKLVRRYGWPQIDMLAVLIITSVIAYLAGWSIPGAGGHTAVSVAAKIPRSLPSAHVPEVHTEFLPHLSTGALAIAFVGIIEALSIAKAIAYQTQQKIDYNRQIMAEGLANLAGGFFQSLPGSGSLSRSAINFQSGAKTRFSGIVSAATVAGALLLFAPLLRYVPQPALAGLLLVTAVRLVDFKRLIYTVKASRYDAGLVIVTAFTGVAVDLDKSVLLGVVLSILLFVPRAAKLKARELIVTPERVVRERISGENADPLVVIYDLEGELFFGAAPELDRHLAEISKRIADDDIKFVVLRLKRVRHPDVVCIERIEHFLREETARGVTVLLAGVRPDTLAVLNNVGFQSWFAAEHVFPEEDEDFSATLKAVRYAHSELADLNLREPPPIAPELTSFYYLV